A genomic window from Terrisporobacter glycolicus ATCC 14880 = DSM 1288 includes:
- a CDS encoding PTS sugar transporter subunit IIB: MIKLVRVDHRLIHGQVAFTWTKFLSTDCILIASDGLLKDDLRMAGLRMAKPSNVKLVMKSIEDSAKALNSGVTDKYNLLILCESVEDVYRLAKKVPTITAINLGGTKSGDDRKNISKAVNISQDDVKMIKELSEEGRSIFVQLVPDDDSTDVMKLI, from the coding sequence ATGATTAAATTAGTAAGAGTTGACCACAGACTTATACACGGACAAGTAGCATTTACTTGGACAAAATTTTTAAGTACAGATTGTATCTTAATAGCAAGTGATGGATTATTAAAAGATGATTTAAGAATGGCAGGGCTTAGAATGGCTAAGCCATCAAATGTTAAGTTAGTAATGAAAAGTATAGAAGATTCAGCAAAAGCTCTTAATTCAGGAGTTACAGACAAATATAATTTATTAATACTTTGTGAATCAGTGGAAGATGTTTATCGTCTAGCTAAAAAAGTTCCAACTATAACAGCAATAAACCTAGGAGGAACAAAATCAGGAGATGACAGAAAAAACATATCTAAAGCTGTGAATATATCACAAGATGATGTGAAAATGATAAAAGAGTTATCAGAAGAAGGAAGAAGTATATTTGTACAATTAGTTCCAGATGATGACAGTACAGATGTAATGAAATTAATATAA
- a CDS encoding BtpA/SgcQ family protein: protein MGETKGILSVFKNKKPIIAMVHLKGDTPEEIFERAKKEIHIFEENGVDGIMLENYYGNYYDLERILEYVSISNLSIPYGVNCLNVDAMGFELANRYNASYIQVDSVVGHVKPRDEATLEEFFKLYRRNCKAYLIGGVRFKYQPVLSEKTVEEDLQIGMTRCDAIAVTENATGEETSMEKIELFKKNLGDFPLVIAAGVTLENAKKQLEIGDIAIVGSYFKDTFKDTGDVSEDHVKTFMNEIKKMREEL from the coding sequence ATGGGAGAGACAAAGGGGATTTTATCAGTTTTCAAGAATAAGAAGCCAATTATAGCTATGGTTCATTTAAAAGGAGATACTCCAGAAGAAATATTTGAAAGAGCTAAGAAAGAGATTCACATATTTGAGGAAAACGGTGTAGATGGAATAATGTTAGAAAATTACTACGGTAATTACTATGACTTAGAAAGAATTTTAGAGTATGTATCAATATCAAATTTATCAATACCTTATGGAGTTAACTGTTTAAATGTTGATGCCATGGGATTTGAATTAGCAAATAGATATAATGCAAGTTATATACAAGTGGATTCAGTAGTAGGACATGTTAAACCAAGAGATGAAGCTACTTTAGAAGAATTTTTTAAATTATATAGAAGAAACTGCAAAGCTTACTTAATAGGTGGAGTACGTTTCAAATACCAACCTGTATTATCGGAAAAAACAGTAGAAGAAGATTTACAAATAGGTATGACTAGATGTGATGCTATTGCTGTTACAGAAAATGCTACTGGAGAAGAAACTTCTATGGAAAAAATAGAATTATTCAAAAAAAACTTAGGAGATTTTCCATTAGTAATTGCTGCTGGAGTTACTCTAGAAAATGCGAAAAAACAGCTTGAAATAGGTGATATTGCAATAGTAGGAAGTTACTTTAAAGACACTTTTAAAGATACTGGAGATGTAAGTGAAGATCATGTTAAAACATTTATGAATGAAATTAAAAAGATGAGGGAGGAACTATAA
- a CDS encoding PTS sugar transporter subunit IIA: protein MRKILLASHGDFSKGLLDSAKMIVGDLANCVTSYSLYPGESAAEYVKSIEDTVANDKETEYVILSDLYGASVCTAMLKLTIYPNVKLFSGMNLNMLLELLTRFSDSLNDEDVKQLVEESKAGVTHVTIEINEEEEVF, encoded by the coding sequence ATGAGGAAAATTTTATTAGCATCTCATGGAGATTTTTCAAAAGGTCTATTAGATTCAGCAAAAATGATAGTAGGTGACTTAGCAAATTGCGTCACTTCATATAGTTTATATCCTGGAGAAAGCGCTGCAGAATATGTAAAAAGTATTGAAGATACAGTTGCAAATGACAAAGAAACAGAATATGTGATTTTATCGGACTTATATGGTGCAAGTGTTTGTACTGCAATGTTAAAATTAACAATTTACCCAAATGTTAAGCTTTTCTCTGGGATGAACTTAAACATGTTATTAGAACTACTTACAAGATTCTCAGACTCACTAAATGACGAAGATGTAAAACAATTAGTGGAAGAATCAAAAGCTGGAGTAACACATGTGACAATTGAGATTAATGAAGAAGAAGAGGTGTTTTAA
- a CDS encoding GntR family transcriptional regulator — protein MNEEKQKHENDLEVNSFIPLYQQLYDNIRKQITAGIYKPGDKLPSEGDLCKEFNVSRITVRNALKQLVEEEILCKKRGKGTYVTIPARVEALCAGNSFTNSCHRLDAKPSTKIILTSIEKAKKAVCEALNIEQDDKVICIKRLRLIDDMPAIFEIDYFRMEYMFLLKEDLEDVSLMETISKNISTQPKRVEDVFEVKYSNKEYSDHLKCATNMPLLKVRQLVYAENDEVLYYNEQYIRSDKYKYAVSSNI, from the coding sequence GTGAATGAAGAAAAGCAAAAACATGAAAATGACTTAGAAGTTAATTCATTTATTCCTTTATACCAGCAGCTTTATGACAACATAAGAAAGCAAATTACAGCAGGTATATACAAACCAGGGGACAAGCTTCCATCAGAAGGTGACTTATGTAAGGAGTTTAATGTAAGTCGTATAACTGTAAGAAATGCTCTTAAGCAACTTGTGGAAGAAGAAATTTTATGCAAAAAGCGTGGTAAAGGAACGTATGTAACAATTCCGGCGAGAGTAGAGGCTTTGTGCGCAGGTAATAGTTTCACAAATTCTTGTCATCGTTTAGATGCCAAACCGAGTACAAAAATTATTTTAACTTCAATAGAAAAAGCTAAAAAAGCTGTGTGTGAAGCTTTAAATATAGAGCAAGATGATAAAGTAATCTGTATAAAAAGGCTTAGATTAATAGATGATATGCCAGCTATATTTGAAATAGATTATTTCAGAATGGAGTATATGTTTTTATTAAAAGAAGATTTGGAAGATGTGTCATTAATGGAAACTATATCAAAAAATATTAGTACTCAGCCTAAGCGTGTGGAAGATGTTTTTGAAGTAAAGTACTCAAATAAGGAATACTCAGATCATCTAAAATGTGCTACAAATATGCCTTTATTAAAAGTACGTCAGTTAGTATATGCAGAAAATGATGAAGTACTTTATTATAATGAGCAATACATTAGAAGTGATAAATATAAATATGCAGTTTCATCAAATATATAA
- a CDS encoding cytochrome c biogenesis protein/redoxin produces MEKINFIVVFIEGLVSFLSPCVLPILPIYLSMLSNSSIENLNQGRFTKSSLFRNTLLFTLGISTTFFILGSSVNALSSFFNDYKYMVMMIGGIITIIMGLFYMDSIKSNFLNREKRFEFKSKEMNIWTSFLLGFTFSFGWTPCIGPILASVLIMSSNADSTVISYLLIIVYTLGFILPFLLVALFYNKLVKSIDKLKMHMDKIKKIGGIIIVISGMVMFSNGIKAKREAEWIKSQNKTEISQSSESETGTNSDQEQKIEALDFTLYDQYGKEHKLSDYRGKTVFLNFWATWCPPCRGEMPHIEDLYKEYGQNSKDVIILGVASPNVGKEGDKQYIEDFLKENKYTFPVVFDDGGMLSYQYGFTSLPSTLIIDENGYVTKYVPGAMNKSTMKSLIESDN; encoded by the coding sequence ATGGAAAAAATAAACTTTATTGTAGTATTTATAGAAGGTTTAGTGTCATTTTTATCACCTTGTGTACTACCAATACTGCCCATTTACTTAAGTATGTTATCTAATAGCAGCATAGAAAACTTAAACCAAGGAAGATTTACGAAAAGTTCATTATTTAGAAATACTTTATTATTTACATTGGGTATTTCAACGACTTTCTTTATTTTAGGCTCTTCAGTAAATGCTCTAAGCTCATTTTTCAATGATTACAAATATATGGTCATGATGATAGGTGGAATTATCACAATAATCATGGGGCTATTCTACATGGATAGCATAAAATCTAATTTTTTAAATAGAGAAAAAAGATTTGAGTTTAAATCTAAAGAGATGAATATATGGACATCATTCTTGCTAGGTTTCACATTTAGCTTTGGGTGGACTCCATGTATAGGACCAATCCTTGCTTCTGTACTTATAATGTCAAGTAATGCAGATAGTACAGTCATATCTTATTTATTGATAATTGTGTATACTCTAGGATTTATTTTGCCATTCTTACTAGTTGCATTATTCTACAACAAATTAGTAAAAAGCATAGATAAGCTTAAAATGCATATGGACAAAATAAAGAAAATTGGAGGCATAATTATTGTAATATCTGGTATGGTCATGTTCTCTAATGGGATCAAAGCTAAAAGAGAAGCAGAGTGGATAAAAAGCCAAAATAAAACTGAAATTAGCCAAAGTAGTGAATCTGAAACAGGTACAAATTCAGATCAAGAACAAAAAATTGAAGCCTTAGATTTTACTTTATATGATCAATATGGAAAAGAACATAAATTAAGTGACTATAGAGGTAAGACGGTATTTTTAAACTTCTGGGCAACTTGGTGTCCACCATGTAGAGGAGAAATGCCTCATATAGAAGATTTATATAAGGAATATGGGCAAAATAGCAAGGATGTAATTATACTAGGGGTTGCTTCACCTAATGTTGGAAAAGAAGGAGACAAACAATATATAGAAGACTTCCTAAAAGAAAATAAGTATACTTTTCCTGTAGTATTTGATGATGGAGGCATGCTAAGTTACCAATATGGATTTACTTCTCTACCATCAACACTTATAATTGACGAAAATGGATATGTTACAAAATACGTGCCAGGTGCTATGAATAAGAGTACTATGAAAAGTTTAATAGAAAGTGACAATTAA
- a CDS encoding M20/M25/M40 family metallo-hydrolase, protein MFKLSNKILSTSMALMLIAASSGISNAQIDKKNVSGVICSEQNQFLNSIDGSRAFNHIRYLADTIGPRIVGTNEEYQAAQYIKKQFDKLGYDSEIQEFSYASGKGASSLKLGQEVINSSAFTGSKATDGEISSEIVYCNLGSEEDFAKVDVKGKIAFVERGTVSFVDKVTNAANAGAVALVMYNNTSGISTGSVGDVSVPAVGIERQAGLSLFEKLNKGESVKLSLEVGKSPSTTSWNVVAKQGARGNDSENTDEIVYISAHLDSVAKAPGANDNASGVAAMIEIANAIKDLDTDREIRFIACGAEEVGLKGSAAYVKTLSKDELDRSIGNFNLDMVATNYEACSELAVYTNKGVKNVVTDAVKEAGKRLESNSTNFTSYDGNHEVKKDGNLVSMGSSDHVSFDNVGIPSALFINGDPEKLHDPRSALEPYYHKPTDHTEHASQERLERTIKLIGSAIYETVDTYHENLISIDNMMKDLEVLAGKDNARVTGFEGEHDAANYIASQYKAMGLKTRKQIINGIDGFMSEGSTVKVGNKELSSKTLTYSNATNGVLEGDLVYCGLGKPEEINNVKGKIALIKRGDISFAEKVDNATAKGASGVIIYNNASGDLNGTLGEYSSKRIPSTSLTLSDGDALVSKLANGEKIEVSMEVKTSVETDSYSYNVIASLPAAKNSRTAQTIVIGAHMDSVQTPGANDNGSGTVSIIEAARILSRPEIASQLKYNIEFVNFGAEEIGLIGSKEYVKSLQDSGRVNKVKSMINLDMVGVGNNMVMWNSNKNSNHEVTDLTKKMASQLGYLNMSTTKDLHSTSSDHAPFESVGIPSTFIGYTLDENGTLDQYYHTKGDKIETINPKWLYNSVDVVINSVIEMQSQPDRVGAKALIANYNVDKVEKENLISK, encoded by the coding sequence TTGTTTAAATTAAGCAATAAAATATTATCTACATCTATGGCATTGATGTTGATTGCTGCATCCTCGGGTATATCTAATGCACAAATAGACAAAAAGAATGTGAGTGGGGTTATATGTTCTGAGCAAAATCAGTTTTTAAATTCCATTGATGGAAGTAGGGCTTTTAACCACATAAGATACTTGGCAGACACTATAGGGCCAAGGATTGTAGGTACAAACGAGGAGTACCAAGCTGCACAATATATCAAAAAACAATTTGATAAATTAGGTTATGATTCAGAAATTCAAGAATTTAGTTATGCTTCAGGAAAAGGGGCTTCTTCTTTAAAATTAGGACAAGAAGTTATAAATTCATCAGCATTTACAGGTTCTAAAGCTACGGATGGGGAGATAAGTAGTGAAATAGTATATTGTAATCTAGGAAGTGAAGAAGATTTTGCAAAGGTAGATGTTAAAGGGAAAATAGCATTTGTTGAAAGAGGAACTGTATCTTTCGTAGATAAAGTTACAAATGCAGCAAATGCAGGAGCTGTTGCACTAGTAATGTACAATAATACTAGTGGGATTTCTACAGGATCAGTAGGAGATGTATCTGTACCAGCAGTAGGAATAGAAAGACAAGCTGGTTTATCTCTATTTGAAAAATTAAATAAAGGCGAATCAGTAAAGCTATCTTTAGAAGTAGGTAAATCACCATCTACAACTTCTTGGAATGTAGTTGCTAAACAAGGAGCAAGAGGAAATGATAGTGAAAATACTGATGAAATAGTATATATAAGTGCTCACCTTGATAGTGTAGCAAAAGCTCCTGGTGCAAATGATAATGCTTCAGGTGTGGCAGCAATGATTGAAATTGCAAATGCTATAAAAGATTTAGATACAGATAGAGAAATAAGATTTATAGCTTGTGGAGCAGAAGAAGTTGGCCTAAAAGGTTCTGCAGCTTATGTAAAAACTTTAAGTAAGGACGAATTAGATAGAAGCATAGGAAACTTTAACTTAGACATGGTTGCTACTAATTACGAGGCATGCTCAGAGTTAGCAGTATATACAAATAAAGGTGTTAAAAATGTAGTTACAGACGCAGTTAAAGAAGCAGGAAAAAGATTAGAAAGCAATAGTACAAACTTTACAAGCTATGATGGAAACCATGAAGTTAAAAAAGATGGAAATTTAGTTTCAATGGGATCTTCAGATCACGTATCCTTTGATAATGTGGGTATACCATCAGCATTATTTATAAACGGTGATCCAGAAAAGCTACATGACCCAAGATCTGCTTTAGAGCCATATTATCATAAACCAACTGATCATACAGAGCATGCTAGCCAAGAAAGACTAGAAAGAACTATAAAATTAATAGGTTCAGCTATATATGAAACTGTTGATACATATCATGAGAATTTAATAAGCATAGATAATATGATGAAAGATCTAGAAGTATTAGCTGGTAAGGATAATGCTAGAGTTACTGGTTTTGAAGGGGAACATGATGCAGCAAATTATATAGCAAGTCAATATAAAGCTATGGGACTTAAAACTAGAAAACAAATAATAAATGGTATAGATGGATTTATGTCTGAAGGTTCAACTGTAAAAGTTGGAAATAAAGAACTAAGTTCAAAAACACTTACATATTCTAATGCAACAAATGGTGTACTTGAAGGTGATTTAGTTTATTGTGGTTTAGGAAAACCAGAGGAAATAAATAACGTAAAAGGTAAAATTGCTCTTATTAAAAGAGGAGATATATCTTTCGCTGAAAAAGTAGATAATGCAACAGCAAAAGGGGCATCTGGTGTTATTATTTACAATAATGCTAGTGGAGATTTAAATGGAACTTTAGGTGAATATAGTTCAAAGAGAATTCCATCAACTTCACTGACTTTATCAGATGGAGATGCATTAGTATCTAAATTAGCAAATGGAGAAAAGATAGAAGTTTCTATGGAAGTAAAAACATCAGTAGAAACTGACAGTTATTCTTACAACGTAATTGCTTCTTTACCAGCAGCTAAAAATTCAAGAACTGCACAAACAATAGTAATAGGAGCTCATATGGATAGTGTACAAACTCCTGGTGCAAATGATAATGGTTCAGGAACAGTTTCAATAATAGAAGCTGCAAGAATATTATCTAGACCAGAAATAGCTAGCCAATTAAAATACAATATAGAATTTGTTAACTTTGGTGCAGAAGAAATAGGTCTTATAGGATCAAAAGAATATGTTAAGAGTTTACAAGATTCAGGAAGAGTAAATAAAGTAAAATCTATGATCAATTTAGATATGGTTGGTGTTGGTAATAATATGGTAATGTGGAACTCTAATAAAAACTCAAACCATGAAGTTACTGATTTAACTAAGAAAATGGCTAGTCAACTAGGTTATTTAAATATGTCTACGACTAAAGATTTACATAGTACATCTAGTGATCATGCACCATTTGAATCAGTAGGTATACCATCTACATTTATAGGATATACATTAGATGAAAATGGTACACTTGATCAATATTATCACACAAAAGGTGATAAGATAGAGACTATAAATCCTAAGTGGTTATATAATTCTGTAGATGTAGTAATAAACTCTGTAATTGAAATGCAGTCTCAACCTGATAGAGTAGGTGCAAAGGCATTAATAGCTAATTATAATGTAGATAAAGTAGAAAAAGAAAATTTAATATCAAAATAA
- a CDS encoding FAD:protein FMN transferase: MKKIYLLLIIVISTSLNLGCEKDKEYSDYNMDMYAMGSYINVTIYSQTTVDNQIFDSIKNTIVNIDNNISINNEEIISEIDKINKNAGKKYVSVSKDTFELIEESIKYAKETNRHNDISIGAVVKLWNIGFENASVPNDKDIDGALKLCNIDDIELDYKSNSVKLRKQGMIIDLGSIAKGYVGEKVKSIILDAGYEKALLNIGGNIVCVGTKSDNLPYKVAIRDGNKGNNDYLGILEVENKSVVSSGIYERNFKQNGKLYHHILDTNTGYPVKNELLGVSVISENSTYCDALSTALLSMGAKEGMKFVESRDNVEAIFITKDNKIYLSKGIRDKFKLTSQDYKLM, from the coding sequence ATGAAAAAAATATATTTACTATTAATTATTGTTATATCAACAAGTTTAAATTTAGGATGTGAAAAAGATAAAGAATATAGTGATTATAATATGGACATGTACGCTATGGGTTCATACATAAATGTTACTATATACTCTCAAACTACAGTAGATAATCAAATATTTGATAGTATTAAAAATACTATAGTAAATATAGATAATAATATATCTATAAATAATGAGGAAATAATAAGTGAAATAGATAAAATTAATAAAAATGCAGGAAAAAAATACGTTAGTGTAAGTAAGGATACCTTTGAACTAATTGAAGAGTCCATAAAATATGCAAAGGAGACTAATAGACATAATGATATAAGCATTGGAGCAGTGGTGAAACTTTGGAATATAGGATTTGAAAACGCATCTGTTCCAAATGACAAAGACATAGATGGGGCTTTAAAGTTATGCAATATTGATGATATTGAGCTTGATTATAAAAGTAATTCTGTAAAATTGAGAAAACAAGGTATGATAATAGATTTAGGATCCATAGCAAAGGGATATGTGGGAGAAAAAGTGAAGTCTATAATCTTAGATGCAGGTTATGAAAAAGCATTATTAAATATAGGTGGAAATATAGTTTGTGTGGGTACCAAATCAGATAACCTACCTTATAAAGTTGCCATAAGAGATGGGAATAAAGGTAACAATGATTATCTAGGAATACTAGAAGTAGAAAATAAATCAGTAGTTTCATCGGGAATATATGAAAGAAATTTTAAGCAAAATGGAAAGCTATATCATCATATACTTGATACTAATACAGGATACCCAGTAAAAAATGAATTATTAGGTGTAAGTGTAATTAGTGAGAACTCTACTTACTGTGATGCATTATCCACAGCATTGCTTTCTATGGGGGCAAAAGAAGGAATGAAATTCGTGGAAAGTAGAGATAATGTGGAAGCAATATTTATAACTAAAGATAATAAGATTTATTTAAGTAAAGGTATAAGAGATAAATTCAAATTAACATCACAAGATTATAAATTAATGTAG